One Leptospira fainei serovar Hurstbridge str. BUT 6 DNA window includes the following coding sequences:
- the lpdA gene encoding dihydrolipoyl dehydrogenase → MAENFDVTVIGGGPGGYVAAIRAAQLGLNVCLVEKERLGGICLNWGCIPTKALLESAHLLQSIRKAETFGLKVAEAAPDFPAVIKRSRGVADTMANGVDFLMKKNKISVKKGSAVFKDNNTIWLPDSSKEEIHSEFFIIATGARPRELPGLPFDGERVLSSKHAMIQEAAPKSLAIIGAGAIGAEFADFYSTMGTDITLIELQDRILPLEDSEISNLLNRSFAKRGIKILTNVGVTEPKLESNGVSLLLKGEGLPATGERLEFAKVLVAIGVVPNTEGLFLEEVGVFLQKGFIKVDTKYKSKVENIYGIGDCIGAPLLAHVASMEGVKAAEAISIAKGNPHNLVYEPIDYDKIPACTYCHPEVASVGYKEEEAKNAGFEIVVGKFPFRVSGRAQALGDTEGLVKLVADKKSGEILGAHLIGPNVTELLGEINLGIGSELTLKEIAGRIHAHPTLSEALMEAAAQGSGEAINL, encoded by the coding sequence ATGGCCGAAAATTTTGACGTAACCGTTATTGGCGGTGGTCCGGGCGGTTATGTTGCCGCAATCAGAGCTGCTCAACTGGGATTGAATGTCTGCCTCGTTGAAAAAGAAAGACTCGGCGGTATTTGCTTGAATTGGGGATGCATTCCCACGAAAGCATTGTTAGAGTCCGCCCACCTTCTCCAATCGATACGAAAAGCGGAAACCTTCGGCCTAAAAGTCGCTGAAGCCGCTCCCGATTTTCCTGCAGTGATCAAACGTTCGCGCGGAGTTGCCGATACGATGGCAAACGGTGTCGACTTTCTCATGAAGAAAAATAAAATTTCCGTAAAGAAAGGAAGCGCAGTCTTCAAGGACAATAATACGATTTGGCTGCCTGATTCCTCAAAAGAAGAAATTCATTCCGAATTTTTTATAATTGCTACGGGTGCACGCCCCCGAGAACTTCCCGGTTTACCCTTCGACGGTGAAAGAGTTTTATCCAGCAAGCATGCAATGATCCAAGAAGCCGCGCCCAAATCTCTCGCAATTATAGGCGCCGGAGCTATAGGAGCCGAGTTTGCCGACTTTTATTCAACGATGGGAACGGATATCACTCTTATCGAGCTGCAGGATAGAATTCTCCCTTTAGAAGATTCTGAAATTTCAAACTTGCTGAACCGATCCTTCGCAAAGCGCGGCATTAAAATACTTACTAATGTCGGAGTCACCGAGCCGAAACTGGAATCGAACGGAGTATCCCTTTTATTAAAAGGAGAAGGACTTCCCGCAACGGGAGAAAGATTGGAATTTGCAAAAGTATTAGTCGCGATCGGAGTCGTTCCGAATACGGAAGGGTTATTTTTGGAAGAAGTCGGCGTCTTTCTTCAAAAAGGATTCATAAAAGTAGATACCAAATATAAAAGCAAAGTCGAGAATATATATGGAATCGGAGACTGTATAGGAGCTCCCCTGCTCGCGCATGTAGCTTCAATGGAAGGAGTCAAAGCTGCGGAGGCGATATCGATCGCAAAGGGAAACCCTCACAATCTTGTCTACGAACCCATCGATTACGATAAAATCCCTGCCTGCACATACTGTCATCCGGAAGTAGCGTCCGTCGGTTACAAGGAAGAAGAAGCCAAGAATGCAGGGTTCGAAATTGTGGTTGGAAAATTTCCATTTCGAGTCAGCGGTCGTGCCCAAGCATTAGGAGACACGGAAGGCTTAGTGAAATTAGTAGCCGATAAGAAGTCCGGAGAAATATTAGGAGCCCACCTAATCGGTCCGAACGTAACTGAATTATTAGGTGAGATCAACTTGGGAATCGGGTCGGAATTGACCTTAAAAGAAATCGCTGGGAGAATTCATGCTCATCCGACTCTTTCAGAAGCGCTTATGGAAGCCGCAGCTCAAGGATCGGGAGAAGCGATTAATCTGTAG
- the perRB gene encoding peroxide-responsive transcriptional repressor PerRB, with product MTHFGKNNNYCLTPDEIEMRLKSVSIQPTMQRISICQYVLCEADHPTAEEVKEWVDSRSFKMSLATVYNTLNVLVSAGLLREFKFSCLGKSVYDSNIDDHYHFFDETTGKFHDVDTSLLSLESHLPSEFKVNKVDILFSGTMDPVKSESISTD from the coding sequence ATGACTCATTTCGGTAAGAATAATAACTATTGCCTCACTCCAGATGAGATCGAAATGCGGCTTAAGTCCGTTTCTATTCAGCCTACGATGCAAAGAATTTCAATTTGCCAGTACGTACTTTGTGAGGCGGATCATCCGACTGCGGAAGAAGTTAAGGAATGGGTGGATAGTCGCTCATTTAAGATGAGCTTGGCTACCGTCTATAATACTTTGAATGTGCTTGTCTCCGCAGGTCTTCTTCGTGAATTTAAATTTTCCTGTTTAGGAAAATCCGTCTATGACAGCAACATAGACGATCACTACCATTTTTTTGACGAGACCACTGGTAAATTTCACGATGTAGATACATCCTTGCTCAGCCTCGAATCTCATTTACCGTCGGAATTCAAAGTGAATAAAGTAGATATTCTCTTTTCGGGTACGATGGATCCTGTCAAGAGCGAATCAATTTCTACAGATTAA
- a CDS encoding sodium:proton antiporter: MRNKILNSILIFALLLPLTLGAENSPAGKSGESIAQTESAPTTPESAIEHHDSNPASHHESLGGDLPFWSVIPFILILLSIALLPLISHSTAHWWENNNNKLLLALALGGVSFGVLLAYNCGEKIYHTMVFDYIPFIILLASLFYISGGIVLKGDIEATPINNTIFLIVGTFLSSFIGTTGASMLMIRPILKTNSERKHVVHTVIFFIFLVSNIGGSLTPLGDPPLFLGYLQGVPFTWTFGLFPEMLIATIILLVIYFIWDTVMHGKETKKDIQRDIRNKEPIGLEGQVNLIWLLGVVLSVAYINDHYIPAIKGNHYLGFFREAVLILLILASKFTSDPKLRERNKFTLQPIQEVAYLFIGIFLTMIPALLLLEHHGKELGVTKPWHFFWVTGLFSGVLDNAPTYLTFVSLAKGLLGFSDIHQILADPFGESLLKAISVGAVFMGALTYIGNAPNFMVKSVAEENNIKMPSFGGYVLYSLALLIPTFILLTFIFFI; the protein is encoded by the coding sequence ATGAGAAACAAAATCCTTAATTCCATCTTAATCTTTGCGCTGCTGCTACCTTTGACTCTTGGGGCTGAGAATTCTCCAGCTGGGAAATCCGGCGAGAGTATCGCTCAAACAGAATCGGCACCGACTACACCGGAATCCGCTATAGAGCACCATGACTCGAATCCCGCCTCTCACCACGAAAGCTTAGGAGGCGACTTGCCATTTTGGTCGGTCATCCCGTTTATCCTTATCCTCTTAAGTATAGCGCTCTTACCGTTGATTTCGCATTCGACGGCACATTGGTGGGAAAATAATAATAATAAACTCCTACTCGCTCTGGCATTAGGAGGCGTTTCGTTCGGAGTTCTTCTGGCTTATAACTGCGGTGAAAAAATATATCATACAATGGTATTCGATTATATCCCGTTTATCATTTTACTCGCATCGCTTTTTTATATTTCAGGAGGAATCGTTTTAAAAGGGGATATCGAAGCGACTCCTATCAACAATACTATCTTTTTAATCGTAGGAACTTTCCTTTCTTCGTTTATCGGAACGACCGGAGCATCGATGTTGATGATTCGCCCGATCTTAAAGACGAATTCGGAAAGAAAGCATGTCGTCCACACTGTGATTTTCTTTATCTTCTTGGTTTCGAATATAGGAGGATCGCTGACTCCTTTAGGAGATCCGCCTCTCTTTTTAGGATATCTACAAGGAGTTCCCTTTACCTGGACTTTCGGCTTATTTCCTGAAATGCTTATCGCCACCATCATTCTACTCGTGATCTACTTCATCTGGGACACGGTAATGCACGGAAAAGAGACCAAGAAAGATATTCAACGAGATATTAGGAACAAGGAACCGATCGGATTGGAAGGCCAAGTAAACTTGATTTGGCTTTTAGGCGTCGTTCTATCCGTCGCTTATATCAATGACCATTATATTCCGGCTATCAAAGGAAATCATTATCTAGGATTCTTCAGAGAGGCGGTCCTAATTTTACTCATTCTTGCTTCCAAATTCACGTCCGATCCGAAATTACGGGAAAGAAACAAATTCACTCTGCAACCAATCCAAGAGGTCGCTTATCTGTTCATCGGAATTTTTCTTACCATGATTCCGGCGCTCCTTCTGTTGGAGCATCATGGAAAAGAGTTAGGCGTGACGAAACCTTGGCACTTCTTTTGGGTAACCGGGCTATTTTCCGGAGTCTTGGATAATGCGCCGACTTATCTTACTTTCGTTTCTTTAGCAAAAGGTTTATTAGGATTCTCGGATATACATCAGATTCTGGCCGATCCATTCGGCGAATCTTTGCTGAAAGCGATCTCGGTCGGAGCCGTATTTATGGGAGCCTTAACTTATATAGGTAACGCTCCGAATTTTATGGTCAAATCGGTCGCAGAGGAAAACAATATCAAGATGCCCAGCTTCGGCGGATATGTTCTTTATTCCTTGGCGCTGCTGATCCCCACTTTTATTCTACTAACGTTTATCTTTTTTATCTAA
- a CDS encoding helix-turn-helix domain-containing protein: MNQADAEELDGKDLVSSEHITEVVKENLKLIRHTKGLSLDKLASRCGVSRAMLSQIEQGKSVPTIAVLWKIANGLNVPFSELLKEKGTDGVLVLKAENTKILYSSSKVFSSRALFPFLGGRRTEFYELVLKPGGIEVAEPHQAGTTENLVVVSGKLRLRVADKVVELDTKDSVFFRADVPHEYINPTDNETLMYLVMDYRDEVS, from the coding sequence ATGAACCAGGCCGATGCGGAAGAATTAGACGGAAAAGATCTCGTCTCCAGTGAACATATTACGGAAGTCGTAAAAGAAAACCTTAAATTAATCCGCCATACTAAAGGCCTCTCGCTGGATAAATTGGCCTCACGTTGTGGGGTTAGCCGAGCCATGCTATCCCAAATCGAACAAGGTAAGAGCGTTCCGACTATAGCGGTTCTTTGGAAAATTGCGAACGGTTTGAATGTGCCGTTTAGCGAACTGTTAAAAGAAAAGGGAACCGATGGGGTACTTGTTTTAAAGGCTGAAAATACGAAGATTTTATATTCTAGTTCGAAAGTTTTCTCGAGTAGGGCTCTGTTTCCTTTCTTGGGCGGAAGAAGAACCGAATTTTACGAATTGGTTTTGAAACCGGGAGGAATCGAGGTCGCAGAACCTCACCAAGCCGGAACTACGGAGAATCTCGTAGTCGTTTCTGGGAAATTAAGACTCCGAGTCGCGGACAAAGTAGTGGAGCTGGATACGAAAGATTCGGTGTTCTTTAGAGCAGACGTTCCTCATGAGTATATCAATCCGACGGATAACGAAACGTTGATGTATCTAGTCATGGATTATAGGGACGAGGTTTCCTGA
- a CDS encoding RluA family pseudouridine synthase has translation MTFPEKSNPSRSIPSAKPMQNLKIYYRGSFLLIAEKPAGLPVHATLDPHRKNFADLVQAQEKLPYLRLVNRLDLDTTGLVVFCTDPEKNKDADEILSQAEKKYLCIVNGIPREKSFREECFLKDGKGRVTAVRSGGKKAITDFKILSTNVAENISILEATLITGRRHQIRFQIAQAGFPILGETVYIPNDFRIKKSVPIPNRSLLHSYLLKFKTEEGIDNSVTSTLPDDFQRYLNFFPGISLPD, from the coding sequence ATGACGTTCCCGGAAAAATCAAATCCTTCGAGATCGATTCCTTCTGCCAAGCCGATGCAAAACTTAAAAATTTATTATCGAGGAAGTTTTCTGCTGATCGCCGAGAAGCCCGCCGGCCTTCCCGTTCATGCGACACTGGATCCGCATCGAAAGAACTTTGCCGATCTAGTCCAAGCGCAGGAGAAACTCCCTTATCTCCGACTCGTTAACCGATTGGATTTGGATACGACCGGCTTAGTCGTATTTTGCACCGATCCGGAAAAAAATAAGGACGCCGATGAGATCCTGTCCCAGGCGGAAAAAAAATATCTGTGCATCGTTAATGGAATTCCGAGAGAGAAATCGTTTCGCGAAGAATGTTTCTTGAAGGATGGGAAAGGTCGTGTAACAGCCGTTCGATCAGGTGGAAAGAAAGCCATAACCGATTTTAAGATTTTATCAACTAACGTAGCGGAGAATATTTCTATTCTCGAGGCGACCCTGATAACCGGACGGAGACACCAAATTCGGTTTCAAATCGCACAAGCAGGATTTCCTATTTTAGGCGAGACTGTTTATATACCGAACGATTTCAGAATAAAAAAATCGGTTCCGATCCCAAACCGTTCTTTACTTCATTCTTATCTTCTAAAATTCAAAACGGAAGAAGGAATCGACAACTCCGTAACCTCTACCCTACCGGACGATTTTCAGCGATATCTTAACTTTTTTCCTGGAATTTCCTTACCAGACTGA
- a CDS encoding Rossmann-fold NAD(P)-binding domain-containing protein yields the protein MSESIALIVGGSGAAGQSAIQGLTEDRTISGRNWRIIATTSGDKDVEGADRTLKQIQLEEPDEAVSKIIEALKMEDPVDILVYTPARGKLGYPASETPDEDIESGLKFCFDPMLELEKKLSPRLTIGYSAFYYLPYLLTYYGSLAFIKKKMEEWTLEKPASRKAIRAGTFLSQSARGIGIILQRLAKSTSHPDLQKLIEEQKSSGKKFSDFFIDYIQKKEKETFLKNFPSIPYRFTEPKDLKIALLRILQGEPSPIISVIGDWVWTENTLPPMPDYLKKR from the coding sequence ATGTCCGAATCCATTGCATTGATCGTGGGCGGCTCAGGCGCTGCGGGGCAAAGCGCCATTCAAGGATTGACAGAAGACCGAACAATCTCGGGTCGAAACTGGAGAATCATCGCGACAACTTCCGGTGACAAAGATGTGGAAGGCGCGGATAGAACGTTAAAACAAATTCAACTAGAGGAACCGGACGAAGCCGTTTCTAAAATAATCGAAGCTCTAAAAATGGAAGATCCCGTGGATATTTTAGTTTATACGCCCGCTCGGGGAAAATTAGGATACCCAGCTTCCGAAACACCCGACGAAGACATCGAATCCGGATTGAAGTTTTGCTTCGATCCGATGCTGGAATTGGAAAAGAAATTATCCCCACGTTTGACAATCGGATACTCCGCATTCTACTATTTACCTTATTTACTTACATATTACGGTTCTTTAGCTTTCATAAAAAAGAAAATGGAGGAATGGACTTTAGAAAAACCCGCCTCCCGAAAAGCAATTCGAGCCGGGACATTTTTAAGCCAAAGTGCAAGAGGAATCGGAATCATACTCCAGAGACTCGCGAAATCGACTTCTCATCCGGATTTGCAAAAACTGATCGAAGAGCAAAAAAGTTCGGGTAAAAAATTTTCCGACTTTTTCATCGATTATATTCAGAAAAAGGAAAAGGAAACTTTCCTGAAGAATTTTCCCTCTATTCCTTATCGATTTACCGAACCGAAGGACCTAAAGATTGCTTTATTAAGAATTTTACAAGGAGAACCTTCTCCGATCATATCGGTCATTGGAGATTGGGTTTGGACGGAGAATACGCTACCTCCGATGCCCGATTATCTCAAAAAAAGATGA
- the tsaA gene encoding tRNA (N6-threonylcarbamoyladenosine(37)-N6)-methyltransferase TrmO — translation MSEFKILPIGTVHCSRSEVIDDDWDKEESYIELSHEIPVESLEGLKDFSHIEVFYIFDKVDPNTIVYKSERPRENPDWPKIGIFAQRKKARPNRIGATIVELLRIDGRKIFVKSLDAIDGTPVIDIKPVFKEYLPRQNVVQPRWSEELMRDYWTH, via the coding sequence ATGAGCGAATTTAAGATTCTTCCCATCGGCACGGTCCATTGCAGTCGCTCCGAGGTGATCGACGACGATTGGGACAAGGAGGAATCCTACATCGAATTAAGTCATGAGATTCCGGTAGAGAGTCTGGAAGGATTGAAGGACTTCTCGCATATCGAAGTATTCTATATTTTTGATAAAGTGGATCCGAATACGATCGTTTATAAATCGGAGCGCCCGAGGGAAAATCCGGATTGGCCGAAGATCGGAATTTTTGCGCAGCGAAAGAAGGCTCGTCCCAACCGCATCGGTGCAACCATCGTCGAATTACTACGTATTGACGGAAGAAAGATTTTCGTAAAATCTTTGGATGCCATTGATGGCACACCGGTCATCGATATTAAACCCGTTTTTAAAGAATATCTGCCGAGGCAAAACGTAGTTCAGCCTCGCTGGTCCGAGGAATTAATGCGTGATTATTGGACGCATTAG
- a CDS encoding HAD family hydrolase, with protein MSDTFWSTELLSFLGGVIDRAKPLRVVFDFDNTLVRNDFGEAVMNELLRQGLPWISDIRPFFPEPETADRLEKLRKTDPSTFQKEAWAVYDTIHETKGLEVAYRWSTWIFSGRSNLELRKTARQIWEQNQSSETKISVKPYRALYELTLALQSINTDIWIVTASPEGVIREVSGRWNIPENRVLGVELAEQEGVLSHQVVEPFTYGAGKVRKIMKATNGEGYDISFGDTENDFALLENSKLRGIFLDRGKGKIPPVGSLIQSILDWPVL; from the coding sequence TTGTCCGACACGTTTTGGTCTACAGAATTATTATCCTTTTTAGGCGGGGTCATAGATCGCGCAAAACCTCTTCGCGTTGTATTCGATTTTGATAATACGTTAGTGCGTAATGATTTCGGAGAAGCTGTTATGAATGAGCTTCTCCGACAAGGCCTTCCTTGGATCTCCGACATTCGCCCTTTTTTTCCGGAACCTGAGACCGCCGATCGTTTGGAAAAATTGCGTAAAACGGATCCTTCTACCTTTCAGAAAGAAGCCTGGGCAGTGTACGACACGATCCATGAAACGAAAGGGCTGGAAGTGGCTTATCGTTGGTCCACCTGGATTTTTTCGGGTCGTTCGAACCTGGAATTAAGAAAAACCGCACGGCAAATATGGGAGCAAAACCAAAGTTCCGAAACTAAGATTTCCGTAAAACCGTACCGAGCTCTCTACGAACTGACTCTTGCATTGCAAAGCATAAATACGGATATTTGGATCGTGACTGCTTCACCGGAAGGGGTCATCCGAGAAGTTTCCGGTCGCTGGAATATCCCGGAAAATCGGGTTTTAGGCGTAGAGCTTGCGGAGCAAGAAGGAGTTCTTTCTCATCAGGTCGTGGAACCGTTTACGTACGGAGCCGGGAAGGTTCGGAAAATTATGAAAGCTACGAACGGTGAGGGATACGATATATCCTTCGGCGACACCGAAAACGATTTTGCATTATTGGAAAATTCGAAATTACGGGGAATTTTTCTGGATCGGGGAAAAGGGAAAATTCCCCCTGTCGGATCATTAATCCAATCGATCCTAGACTGGCCCGTACTATAA
- a CDS encoding M23 family metallopeptidase produces the protein MAVHKGKDQMKSKIRLTILGILTPLLLVFALKSFANPNLEEVKIDNQYIQTYQGREGTWIVTGKVKDSLDDLYHKFGTSELEVRVLNGIHDSGKIPASEPVFFPYNANYTRNLLLEDKGREIFTSDSRELIWPLSFKHSRVTSRLGRRWNALHAGVDIACPNGSIVIAAADGLVVDSKRDGGYGLRVVIQHPQINGIQTLYAHNSLLFVKQGDKVKKGQVLALSGNTGHTTGPHVHFEVRYQNVVLNPEHYLPPFLADRDSQVAIAKETIQQ, from the coding sequence TTGGCAGTGCATAAAGGAAAGGACCAAATGAAAAGTAAAATCCGCCTAACAATTCTGGGGATCCTGACCCCACTCCTACTCGTTTTTGCGCTGAAATCTTTTGCGAATCCAAATTTAGAAGAAGTAAAAATCGATAACCAATACATCCAAACGTACCAAGGAAGAGAAGGGACTTGGATAGTAACCGGAAAAGTGAAAGACTCATTGGACGATTTATACCATAAATTTGGTACATCCGAATTAGAAGTTCGAGTTTTAAACGGAATTCATGACTCGGGAAAAATTCCCGCTTCGGAACCGGTTTTCTTTCCATACAATGCAAATTATACTCGGAACCTTCTCTTGGAAGATAAGGGACGGGAAATATTCACTTCCGATTCGCGAGAACTTATTTGGCCGCTAAGCTTCAAACATTCAAGAGTCACCTCTCGCTTGGGAAGACGTTGGAACGCTCTACATGCAGGAGTGGATATCGCTTGCCCGAACGGATCTATAGTCATCGCCGCAGCGGACGGATTGGTCGTTGATTCCAAGAGAGACGGCGGTTACGGCCTTCGAGTCGTGATCCAGCATCCTCAGATTAATGGAATCCAGACATTATACGCTCATAATTCTCTTTTGTTCGTAAAACAAGGAGATAAGGTAAAGAAGGGCCAGGTGCTCGCGCTTTCCGGTAATACGGGGCATACGACCGGACCTCATGTCCACTTCGAAGTGCGTTATCAAAATGTCGTTTTAAATCCTGAACATTACTTACCACCGTTCTTGGCGGACAGAGATTCTCAAGTCGCAATTGCCAAGGAAACGATTCAACAATAA
- a CDS encoding thiol-disulfide oxidoreductase DCC family protein: MAFISPDLKDRNIVFFDGVCNLCNASVNLLIDIDRKKKMVFASLQSATAQSFLTPAESAELLGRGASIVFYTKGKIFRKSRAILEILLLVGFPWNLGYAGIAIPAFIRDWFYDFVAKRRYRWFGKSDSCRVITPELKERFLN, from the coding sequence ATGGCATTCATATCGCCCGATCTAAAAGACCGAAATATCGTTTTTTTTGACGGCGTGTGCAATCTTTGCAATGCGAGCGTTAATCTTCTCATTGATATCGATAGGAAAAAGAAGATGGTATTCGCGAGCCTTCAATCGGCTACCGCCCAATCTTTTCTAACGCCCGCCGAATCCGCCGAACTTTTAGGAAGGGGAGCGAGCATCGTCTTTTATACCAAAGGGAAGATTTTCCGAAAATCCAGGGCAATTTTGGAAATTCTACTATTGGTTGGGTTTCCCTGGAACCTCGGATATGCCGGAATTGCAATTCCGGCATTTATTCGAGACTGGTTCTACGATTTTGTGGCCAAACGTCGATATCGTTGGTTTGGAAAGTCTGATTCCTGCAGGGTAATTACGCCGGAATTGAAAGAACGGTTCTTAAATTAA
- a CDS encoding sulfurtransferase: MSNWSFLKSDLSDQDLLIDCRSQAQYQEATLKGAYYFPFVKKAFASDPESFKKMLGPLDEILALAKKEGKSRIVVFDEGMGMFAARLTLLLRSAGFVHTYVLDKRWPVEGGTEKGSRELDFGPASKIRKVEGIIDKAFLEKNLTRLQIFDTRTPEEYEGKLPRLTAPEPGSLCGRLPGAFLWDWRMLYDPAGDLIDKTLFNKKLRGFPFMPERTTVIYDYNGARSSLLALMLKEVGYNDVNVYIGSWFEWRKSSLPKQAVSIYGQAGGTGAAPRVGGVERKN, encoded by the coding sequence TTGTCCAATTGGAGCTTTTTAAAATCAGACCTGTCTGATCAGGACTTATTAATCGATTGTCGTTCCCAGGCGCAGTACCAGGAAGCAACTCTGAAGGGAGCGTACTATTTTCCTTTTGTAAAGAAGGCGTTCGCATCGGACCCCGAATCTTTTAAGAAGATGTTGGGACCCTTGGATGAAATTCTCGCTTTGGCAAAAAAAGAAGGGAAGTCCCGGATTGTAGTCTTCGACGAGGGAATGGGAATGTTCGCCGCTCGCTTAACTCTACTCCTAAGGTCGGCCGGCTTTGTGCATACCTATGTTTTGGATAAGCGCTGGCCTGTGGAAGGAGGAACCGAAAAAGGATCCAGAGAACTCGATTTTGGTCCTGCTTCCAAGATTCGTAAAGTGGAAGGAATCATCGATAAGGCCTTTCTAGAAAAAAACCTAACTCGACTTCAAATATTCGATACTCGTACTCCTGAGGAATATGAAGGCAAACTGCCCCGCCTTACTGCCCCGGAGCCAGGAAGCTTGTGCGGTCGTTTACCGGGCGCGTTTCTTTGGGATTGGAGAATGTTGTACGATCCTGCCGGCGATCTAATCGATAAAACCCTCTTTAATAAAAAACTTCGCGGCTTTCCGTTTATGCCGGAACGTACGACAGTTATTTACGATTATAACGGTGCAAGATCGTCTCTTTTGGCTTTGATGCTAAAAGAAGTCGGATACAATGATGTAAACGTTTATATCGGTTCTTGGTTTGAATGGAGAAAATCCAGCTTACCCAAGCAGGCTGTTAGTATTTATGGACAGGCCGGTGGAACCGGGGCTGCGCCTAGAGTCGGCGGAGTGGAACGAAAAAATTAA
- a CDS encoding LIC11113 family protein, translated as MNLPVRKIIQSFVTPTYLFLIFIVPTVGWDRFPSYNFSLLAETSPLISSSAGNLDDPEFKEGWKKYSKDKDARPLKAWFQSHPDVNIRPCKLSRTLDFEGLQYFSIKCQDEILNGFFYSGGATVSNPDSIDSIRVKGPVKIGKVVYWDLSFSSKDLPVNSSPGRLEKPNRRTRLPEKPPDNLGLQYFLSLARRPAHRPAPDGKEVFFDSSCPLVFLGKDGDFYWDKAIYFSFQASCFPQSPYSWVRIKADFSGNLVLDNKPSQSLKEGERFLAKLKIQSIEKDKIVWSEAELFHE; from the coding sequence GTGAATCTTCCGGTGCGCAAAATTATCCAGTCGTTTGTCACTCCGACCTATCTATTCTTGATTTTTATCGTTCCGACAGTCGGTTGGGATCGATTTCCATCCTATAACTTCTCGCTTTTAGCGGAAACCAGCCCATTAATCAGTTCCTCAGCGGGCAATCTGGATGATCCCGAATTCAAGGAAGGTTGGAAAAAATATTCGAAGGATAAGGATGCCCGGCCGCTGAAGGCATGGTTCCAATCTCATCCGGATGTTAATATCCGCCCTTGCAAATTATCAAGGACTCTCGACTTTGAAGGGCTACAGTATTTTTCGATCAAATGCCAGGATGAAATTCTGAACGGCTTCTTTTATTCGGGAGGCGCGACCGTTTCCAACCCCGACTCGATCGACTCGATTCGAGTAAAAGGTCCGGTGAAAATCGGTAAAGTCGTATATTGGGATTTATCCTTTTCGTCCAAAGATCTTCCCGTAAATTCCTCCCCTGGCCGTTTAGAAAAACCGAATAGACGAACCCGACTCCCGGAAAAGCCACCCGATAATTTAGGACTGCAGTATTTCTTAAGCTTAGCAAGACGTCCGGCTCATAGACCCGCGCCCGACGGAAAAGAGGTTTTCTTTGATTCATCCTGTCCGTTAGTTTTCCTGGGTAAGGACGGAGATTTTTACTGGGACAAAGCTATTTACTTTTCTTTCCAGGCCAGTTGCTTTCCTCAATCGCCGTATTCTTGGGTGCGAATCAAAGCGGATTTTTCCGGGAATCTAGTGTTAGATAATAAACCTTCCCAAAGCCTAAAGGAAGGAGAACGCTTTCTCGCGAAACTCAAAATTCAATCCATCGAGAAAGATAAAATCGTCTGGTCCGAGGCCGAGCTATTCCATGAATAA